From Aedes albopictus strain Foshan chromosome 1, AalbF5, whole genome shotgun sequence, one genomic window encodes:
- the LOC109403546 gene encoding farnesol dehydrogenase-like, translated as MDRWAGKVAVVTGASSGIGAAIVKDLAKAGMVVVGLARRPERINALKAHLSESVRDRLHAFKCDVRKEESILEAFEWVAENFGGVDVLINSAGVGHHTELLAAGNTQMLREVMDTNVMGLVLCSREAFQSMRKRSVDGHIVHINSVAGHRAINHPTINIYSASKHAVTAITETMRNELWNANTKIKVTSISPGMVRTKMLPEELLSKGYPKLEAEDISNAVLYVLGTPPRVQVHELMIMPVGQTF; from the exons ATGGACCGTTGGGCTGGAAAGGTGGCTGTAGTAACCGGTGCCAGTTCAGGTATCGGTGCTGCCATTGTCAAAGATTTGGCCAAAGCTGGCATGGTGGTCGTTGGATTGGCACGACGGCCCGAGCGTATCAATGCGCTAAAGGCGCATTTGTCGGAATCGGTGCGGGATCGTCTCCACGCCTTCAAGTGTGATGTTCGCAAAGAGGAGAGCATACTAGAGGCGTTCGAATGGGTTGCGGAAAACTTCGGAGGTGTGGACGTATTGATCAACAGTGCCGGCGTTGGTCACCACACCGAACTGCTGGCAGCCGGAAACACCCAAATGCTACGTGAAGTGATGGATACGAACGTGATGGGACTGGTGCTGTGCAGTCGGGAGGCTTTTCAGTCAATGAGGAAGCGATCGGTTGATGGTCACATTGTTCATATAAACAGCGTTGCTGGTCATAGGGCGAtcaatcacccgaccatcaacaTTTATTCTGCATCAAAACATGCCGTAACGGCAATTACGGAAACGATGAGGAACGAATTGTGGAATGCGAACACGAAAATTAAGGTGACG AGTATCAGCCCTGGAATGGTTCGTACAAAAATGCTGCCAGAAGAATTGCTCAGCAAAGGGTATCCCAAGTTGGAAGCCGAGGACATTTCCAACGCTGTATTGTACGTACTGGGCACCCCACCACGAGTCCAAGTTCACGAGTTGATGATCATGCCGGTTGGTCAGACCTTTTGA